Proteins from a single region of Sediminitomix flava:
- a CDS encoding LytR/AlgR family response regulator transcription factor: MNVLIANHRSEQVDQLKLLLERYNPEINIVKVVASTSEALNILNRLKQQIDLAFINTQLSDGSFFTSDAELEVQHPLIFTSNSEKDAFRAIKANAFDYLLYPLNTNQIMNSLKRLSRFNPKWNKTEKPRYKKRLMVKFGDKLQFKQVDDISYAYADGKVVYIVTKSSQRKYIVDHTLEELEHLFLNPDYFFRINRKYIVQIDAIHEVRQYVNSRLKLILNPASDKDMIVSREKVPYFKDWLNL, encoded by the coding sequence ATGAATGTACTGATAGCCAACCATAGAAGTGAACAAGTCGATCAACTGAAACTACTATTAGAAAGATATAATCCAGAAATAAATATCGTCAAGGTAGTAGCTAGCACAAGTGAAGCATTAAACATTTTAAATCGACTGAAACAACAGATTGATCTAGCATTTATAAACACACAATTATCCGATGGTTCTTTTTTTACATCAGACGCAGAACTAGAGGTACAACATCCACTTATTTTCACATCTAACTCTGAAAAAGATGCTTTCAGAGCTATTAAAGCCAATGCTTTCGATTATTTGCTGTATCCTCTGAACACCAATCAAATCATGAACAGTCTGAAAAGACTTTCAAGGTTTAATCCAAAATGGAATAAAACTGAAAAACCTAGGTATAAGAAAAGGCTGATGGTAAAGTTTGGTGACAAGCTTCAGTTTAAACAAGTAGATGACATTTCTTATGCTTATGCCGATGGAAAAGTTGTTTACATTGTTACGAAGTCTAGTCAAAGAAAATACATTGTTGATCATACGCTAGAAGAACTAGAGCACCTTTTTCTCAATCCAGATTATTTTTTCAGAATCAATAGAAAATACATAGTACAGATTGATGCTATTCATGAAGTTCGTCAGTATGTAAACAGCAGATTAAAACTCATTTTAAATCCAGCTTCAGACAAAGATATGATTGTCAGCAGAGAGAAAGTTCCTTACTTCAAGGATTGGCTCAATTTATAG
- a CDS encoding helix-turn-helix domain-containing protein yields MIKIEINSLKSWMEQIATQLDSSLEDENYLEINEKFGKGSVWRIELEEGLILQREDLCMNDDLYLIRDLEDKNVESFSFIYQLSSFHLDGQVEENEKVGETRNTTFIFNNRFKFNVRIPAHTQMNHLHIYMTKEWIEKFIASYNIPKSSDLLRLLNDPDVTIYDEIGPELLRVVHQMLSYEPIEKLKKAYLKIKVEESFVVAIDMNWKREENFGELSYVHQADFQVVTSIKKDLLDNLISPPSLEEFADRYSMSKSKIQNLFKQVYGSPVFQYLKKIRLEKAMEMLQNQNISISEIGYLVGYTSLGHFSKAFKEFHGILPKDVRKQNIES; encoded by the coding sequence ATGATAAAAATTGAGATAAACTCTTTAAAGTCTTGGATGGAGCAAATTGCCACACAATTAGATTCATCTTTAGAAGACGAAAACTATCTGGAAATAAATGAGAAATTTGGAAAAGGCAGTGTTTGGCGTATTGAACTTGAAGAAGGGCTGATACTTCAACGGGAAGATCTGTGCATGAATGATGATCTATATCTGATACGAGATTTAGAAGATAAAAACGTTGAATCATTTTCTTTTATCTATCAGCTGAGTTCTTTTCATTTAGATGGGCAAGTAGAGGAGAATGAAAAAGTAGGTGAGACTAGAAATACGACTTTTATCTTTAATAACAGGTTCAAGTTCAATGTCAGAATTCCTGCTCACACCCAAATGAATCATTTGCATATTTATATGACGAAAGAGTGGATCGAGAAATTCATAGCTTCCTATAATATTCCAAAGTCTAGTGATTTGCTGAGACTCTTAAACGATCCTGATGTAACTATTTACGATGAAATAGGCCCAGAATTATTGCGTGTCGTTCATCAGATGTTGAGCTATGAACCTATAGAAAAACTGAAAAAAGCTTATCTGAAAATTAAGGTAGAAGAGTCTTTTGTGGTAGCCATAGATATGAATTGGAAGCGTGAAGAGAATTTTGGTGAATTATCTTATGTCCATCAAGCAGATTTTCAGGTGGTAACTAGCATCAAAAAAGACCTTTTAGACAACTTAATCTCACCTCCTTCTCTTGAAGAATTTGCGGATCGTTACTCGATGAGTAAGAGTAAAATTCAGAACCTATTCAAACAAGTATATGGAAGCCCCGTATTCCAATACTTGAAAAAAATTAGACTCGAAAAAGCAATGGAAATGCTCCAAAATCAGAACATATCAATTTCAGAGATTGGGTACCTAGTTGGTTATACATCGCTTGGTCATTTTTCAAAGGCATTCAAGGAATTTCATGGTATTTTGCCCAAAGATGTTAGAAAGCAAAATATAGAAAGTTAG
- a CDS encoding DoxX family protein: MKVKNLFSTKIVNAHISLLILRLFSGGLMLTHGWGKMMNFEQLSTKFPDPLHIGHASSLALAVFSEIGCAVFLILGLFTRLASIPLIVTMLVAVFIVHGGDPIGKKELGLMYLSMYTVLLMMGGGKYSLDAKLIK, encoded by the coding sequence ATGAAGGTTAAAAATCTCTTTTCTACAAAAATTGTCAATGCACATATTTCACTATTAATCTTACGTCTATTTTCTGGAGGATTAATGCTGACACATGGTTGGGGTAAAATGATGAACTTTGAACAACTTTCAACAAAGTTTCCTGATCCATTACACATCGGACATGCTTCTTCACTTGCACTTGCTGTATTTTCTGAAATTGGTTGTGCCGTATTCCTCATTTTAGGATTATTCACAAGATTGGCAAGTATCCCTCTAATTGTCACGATGTTAGTAGCCGTATTTATTGTTCATGGAGGCGACCCTATTGGGAAAAAAGAACTCGGACTGATGTATCTTTCTATGTATACAGTTCTTTTAATGATGGGAGGAGGAAAATATTCATTAGATGCCAAATTGATTAAATAG
- a CDS encoding ribosome maturation factor RimP, translating to MELVNRIKEIVESHLEDESLFIVDIQVSGTSKPRVLILMDGDNGISIDQCARLSRKVGYQIEEDNVIEDAYILEVSSAGIGEPLMMMRQYKKNVGRKITVYFKDESEKTGELIDVNEEEIVLSEEVKEKGKRTKNLPPVAFPFSSIEKAIIQVSFK from the coding sequence ATGGAATTGGTAAATAGAATCAAAGAAATTGTAGAGTCTCACCTCGAAGATGAGTCTTTATTTATTGTAGATATACAGGTATCAGGCACAAGTAAACCACGCGTTCTGATCCTAATGGATGGCGATAACGGAATATCTATTGACCAATGTGCTCGATTGAGCAGAAAGGTAGGTTACCAAATAGAGGAAGATAATGTCATTGAAGATGCCTACATTTTAGAAGTATCTTCGGCAGGTATTGGCGAACCATTGATGATGATGCGTCAATACAAAAAAAATGTAGGTCGTAAAATCACTGTTTATTTCAAGGATGAATCTGAAAAAACAGGGGAATTGATCGATGTAAACGAGGAAGAAATCGTTTTATCTGAAGAAGTGAAAGAGAAAGGAAAAAGAACTAAGAATCTTCCTCCTGTAGCTTTCCCATTTTCTTCAATAGAGAAAGCGATTATCCAAGTATCATTTAAATAA
- the nusA gene encoding transcription termination factor NusA — protein sequence MNSSELIESFKEFAKLKKIDRPTMIRILEDVFRAMIRKQYGDDENYDVIINVEEGDLEIWRYREIVANDQEDYDENTQIFLTDAKRIEEDFEVGEEVAEEVKIPEFGRRMVQAARQTLIQKVKDLEKDHLFEKYKDRVGEVITGEVYQALSRELVVSDGSSNELTLPKAEQISKDRYRKGDQIRAVINRVEMVNNNPKIILSRTAPTFLERLFEQEVPEIFDGLIVIKKIVREPGERAKVAVESFDDRIDPVGACVGMKGSRIHSIVRELQNENIDVINYTDNLDLYIQRALSPAHINRVEVNEEKKRVAVYLERDQVSLAIGKGGQNIRLASRLVGYEIDVYRELNDMEESEDDIDLSEFVGEIDEWIIDEFRNVGLDSAKSVLALTKDELVLRTDLEDETVEFVLEILKKEFE from the coding sequence ATGAACAGCTCTGAACTCATCGAGTCGTTTAAAGAATTTGCCAAGTTAAAGAAAATTGATCGTCCTACGATGATCAGAATCTTGGAAGATGTCTTTCGTGCCATGATCCGTAAACAATACGGAGATGACGAAAATTATGATGTAATTATTAATGTTGAAGAGGGTGACCTTGAAATCTGGCGTTATCGTGAGATCGTAGCCAACGATCAAGAAGACTACGACGAAAACACTCAGATTTTCCTTACTGATGCCAAAAGAATCGAAGAAGATTTCGAAGTTGGTGAAGAAGTAGCTGAAGAAGTGAAAATTCCTGAGTTTGGTAGAAGAATGGTACAAGCTGCTCGTCAGACCTTGATCCAAAAGGTTAAAGATTTGGAGAAAGATCACCTATTCGAGAAATACAAAGACCGTGTTGGAGAGGTTATCACTGGAGAGGTTTATCAAGCACTTAGCCGTGAATTGGTAGTGAGTGACGGTTCAAGTAATGAGCTTACTCTTCCTAAAGCTGAGCAAATCTCTAAAGACCGTTATAGAAAAGGAGATCAAATCCGTGCTGTTATTAACCGTGTAGAAATGGTAAATAACAACCCTAAGATTATCCTTTCTAGAACTGCTCCTACTTTCTTGGAAAGACTTTTCGAACAAGAAGTTCCTGAAATTTTCGATGGACTTATCGTTATCAAGAAAATTGTTCGTGAGCCAGGAGAAAGAGCCAAAGTTGCTGTGGAGTCTTTTGACGATCGTATTGACCCAGTAGGTGCTTGTGTTGGTATGAAAGGTTCTCGTATTCACTCTATCGTTCGTGAATTACAAAATGAGAACATTGACGTAATCAACTACACTGACAACCTTGATCTTTATATCCAAAGAGCGTTGAGCCCTGCACACATCAACCGAGTTGAAGTAAACGAGGAGAAAAAACGTGTAGCTGTTTATCTAGAAAGAGATCAAGTATCTCTTGCAATTGGTAAAGGTGGACAAAACATTCGTTTGGCAAGTAGATTAGTAGGCTACGAAATTGACGTTTATCGTGAGTTGAACGACATGGAGGAAAGCGAAGACGATATCGACTTGAGCGAATTTGTTGGTGAAATTGATGAGTGGATCATCGATGAATTCAGAAATGTTGGTTTGGATTCTGCGAAAAGTGTCCTTGCGCTAACAAAAGATGAGTTGGTGTTACGTACTGACCTCGAAGATGAAACCGTCGAATTTGTACTAGAAATCCTGAAAAAGGAATTTGAATAA
- the infB gene encoding translation initiation factor IF-2: MADQKKRLGAVARELNVGKETIVQKLKDKGFDIKNSPNTRLSSEQYAILEKMYASSKADKEEAADISIGSKVQNTVISARKSGEQTSEEEKAEANKEATTPSSEEKQTSAAESNSSEEAKTAEPEKYRAIHKPKVLGKIDLDASKKSTPKKEDKVTPPSDQAKKEAAPKTEAATPKQEPKVEKTTPPAPEKPKTEAPKTETKTQQSQPKEATKETNLGSQKSSEPSSSATPKKENAAKETPKVEAKKTQTPKEATSSSESSTPKREKTEESTKSTVKQDDPKTEPKKSEATSKASEEVNKQSSAKEKEENVTVQEDDTKLETIEAKADKLQGLKVVGKIELPDTRRRKAKPVASSDASPKKDRKKKRRTKDGSDQPTGQRRQQGGDQQKSNDNRGGGNRQDNRGGGNRPDNRGGGNRPDNRGGGNRPDNRGGGARPDNRGGGARPDNRGGGNQGNQGNQQQGGGRGNDNRGKGKRKEVSAKDVKQGMKSTMARMSGGRGGNQRGAKRSKYKKDKRSQLAEQQAAAMEREMKEASILRVTEFISANELATLMNVGVNDIIASCMGLGMFISINQRLDEEQIQLIAEEFNFEVVFTSAEEEFDVELEEKDKEEDLQTRAPIVTIMGHVDHGKTSLLDYIRNANVADGEAGGITQHIGAYDVTTQSGKRIAFLDTPGHEAFTAMRARGAKLTDVAIIVIAADDNVMPQTVEAINHAQVAGVPIVFAINKIDKPGANSNKIKEELSQMNILVEDWGGKYQCYEISAKKGLGIEDLLEGVSLEAEMLELKANPEKKAVGTVVEASLDKGRGYVATMLVQAGTLSVGDVMLAGAYYGKVKAMTDHRGKRLKKVGPSTPVQVLGLNGAPQAGDKLNIMDTDREAREIATKREQILRAQSIKTTQRTTLDMIGKRIAQGSFQQLNLIIKGDVDGSVEALSDSLLKLSTDEVEVRIIHKAVGAISESDVMLAAADTETATTMIGFQVRPTPNARKLAEKEGIEIRTYSVIYDAINDVKAAMEGMLAPEIEEVVVGNVEIREVFKISKIGTIAGCFVTDGYIKRNSKIRLIREGIVIYGGENGGEINALKRFKDDVSEVKKGYECGLSLTNYNDIKIGDVIEVFEEREVKRTLADSKKS; the protein is encoded by the coding sequence ATGGCAGATCAGAAAAAGAGATTAGGCGCCGTTGCTAGAGAACTTAACGTAGGAAAAGAAACTATTGTCCAAAAACTTAAGGACAAAGGGTTTGATATTAAGAACTCACCGAATACTAGACTTTCGAGTGAGCAATATGCTATACTAGAAAAAATGTATGCATCTTCTAAAGCTGACAAAGAAGAAGCAGCAGATATCTCTATAGGCTCCAAAGTACAGAATACTGTTATTTCTGCCCGCAAATCTGGTGAACAAACTTCAGAAGAAGAAAAAGCTGAAGCCAACAAAGAGGCTACTACTCCATCTTCAGAAGAAAAACAGACAAGCGCAGCAGAGAGCAATAGCTCTGAAGAAGCTAAAACTGCAGAACCAGAAAAATACCGTGCCATCCACAAGCCAAAAGTTCTTGGCAAGATTGATCTGGATGCTAGTAAAAAATCTACTCCTAAAAAAGAAGATAAGGTCACTCCCCCTTCTGACCAAGCTAAGAAAGAAGCTGCTCCAAAAACAGAAGCCGCTACTCCTAAGCAAGAGCCTAAGGTAGAGAAAACTACTCCTCCTGCTCCAGAGAAGCCTAAAACAGAGGCTCCAAAAACCGAAACTAAAACTCAACAATCTCAGCCAAAAGAGGCTACTAAAGAAACTAATTTAGGAAGTCAAAAATCGTCTGAGCCTAGTTCTTCTGCTACTCCTAAAAAGGAGAATGCAGCTAAAGAAACACCAAAGGTGGAAGCTAAGAAGACGCAAACTCCTAAAGAAGCTACTTCTTCGTCTGAATCTTCAACTCCTAAAAGAGAGAAAACTGAAGAGTCTACAAAGAGTACGGTAAAGCAAGATGATCCTAAGACCGAACCTAAAAAATCTGAAGCGACTTCAAAGGCTTCCGAAGAAGTAAACAAACAATCATCAGCAAAAGAGAAGGAAGAAAACGTGACAGTACAAGAAGACGATACTAAACTAGAAACAATAGAGGCAAAAGCTGATAAATTACAAGGTCTTAAGGTTGTCGGTAAAATTGAATTACCAGATACTCGACGTCGTAAAGCTAAGCCTGTTGCTTCTTCAGATGCATCTCCGAAGAAAGATAGAAAGAAGAAGAGAAGAACAAAAGACGGTTCAGATCAACCTACAGGTCAAAGAAGACAGCAAGGAGGAGATCAGCAAAAGTCTAATGACAATAGAGGCGGAGGAAATCGCCAAGATAACAGAGGCGGAGGAAATCGCCCTGACAACAGAGGTGGTGGTAACCGTCCTGACAACAGAGGTGGTGGTAATCGCCCTGACAACAGAGGCGGCGGTGCTCGTCCTGATAACAGAGGTGGCGGTGCTCGTCCTGACAACAGAGGTGGTGGTAACCAAGGAAATCAGGGGAACCAACAACAAGGTGGCGGTAGAGGAAACGACAACCGCGGAAAAGGTAAAAGAAAAGAAGTATCTGCTAAAGACGTTAAACAAGGCATGAAGTCTACTATGGCTCGTATGAGTGGTGGTAGAGGTGGAAACCAAAGAGGTGCCAAACGTAGCAAATACAAAAAAGATAAACGTTCTCAATTAGCTGAGCAACAAGCAGCAGCAATGGAGCGTGAAATGAAGGAAGCAAGCATCTTAAGAGTAACAGAGTTTATCTCTGCTAACGAGCTTGCAACCCTAATGAATGTTGGTGTCAACGACATCATCGCTTCATGTATGGGATTGGGTATGTTCATCTCTATCAACCAACGTTTGGATGAAGAGCAAATCCAATTGATTGCTGAAGAATTTAACTTTGAAGTTGTCTTTACTTCTGCGGAAGAAGAATTCGATGTAGAACTTGAAGAAAAAGACAAAGAAGAAGATCTTCAAACAAGAGCTCCAATCGTTACGATCATGGGTCACGTTGACCACGGTAAAACGTCCCTACTTGACTACATCCGTAATGCTAATGTAGCTGACGGTGAAGCAGGGGGTATTACTCAGCACATTGGTGCTTATGACGTAACAACGCAAAGTGGTAAGCGTATTGCATTCCTTGATACGCCAGGTCACGAAGCCTTTACAGCGATGCGTGCTCGTGGTGCGAAACTTACTGACGTTGCAATTATCGTAATTGCGGCCGATGATAATGTCATGCCACAAACAGTTGAAGCAATTAATCACGCACAGGTTGCCGGTGTACCAATCGTATTTGCGATTAACAAAATCGATAAACCAGGTGCAAATTCTAATAAAATCAAGGAAGAGCTTTCTCAAATGAATATCCTTGTAGAAGATTGGGGTGGTAAATACCAATGCTACGAAATCTCTGCAAAGAAAGGTTTGGGTATCGAAGATCTTCTTGAAGGGGTATCACTTGAAGCAGAAATGCTTGAATTGAAAGCTAACCCTGAGAAAAAAGCAGTAGGTACAGTAGTTGAAGCCTCTCTAGATAAAGGTAGAGGTTATGTAGCTACAATGCTTGTACAAGCAGGTACACTATCTGTTGGAGACGTAATGTTAGCAGGTGCTTACTACGGTAAAGTAAAAGCCATGACTGACCACAGAGGTAAACGCTTGAAGAAAGTAGGTCCTTCTACACCAGTTCAGGTTCTTGGTCTAAACGGAGCACCTCAAGCAGGTGATAAGTTGAACATCATGGACACTGACCGTGAAGCTCGTGAAATTGCAACGAAACGTGAGCAAATCTTGCGTGCACAATCTATTAAGACTACACAACGTACTACGCTTGATATGATTGGTAAGCGTATCGCTCAAGGTAGCTTCCAGCAGTTGAACTTGATCATCAAGGGTGACGTGGATGGTTCAGTTGAAGCACTTTCTGATTCATTATTGAAACTATCAACAGACGAAGTGGAAGTAAGAATTATCCACAAAGCAGTTGGTGCGATTTCAGAGTCAGATGTAATGCTTGCAGCAGCTGATACAGAAACAGCAACTACTATGATCGGTTTCCAAGTACGTCCTACGCCAAATGCGCGTAAGCTTGCAGAGAAGGAAGGTATCGAAATCCGTACTTACTCAGTAATCTATGACGCTATCAACGATGTGAAAGCTGCGATGGAAGGTATGCTTGCTCCAGAAATCGAAGAAGTTGTTGTGGGTAACGTTGAGATTCGTGAAGTCTTCAAAATCTCTAAAATTGGTACGATTGCCGGATGTTTCGTTACAGATGGTTACATCAAGCGTAACTCTAAAATTCGCTTGATCCGTGAAGGTATCGTAATCTACGGTGGTGAGAACGGTGGTGAAATCAATGCTCTGAAACGTTTCAAAGACGACGTAAGCGAAGTGAAGAAAGGTTACGAGTGTGGTTTGAGCCTAACAAATTACAACGATATCAAAATTGGTGATGTGATTGAGGTATTCGAAGAAAGAGAAGTGAAAAGAACACTTGCTGACTCGAAGAAATCATAA
- a CDS encoding response regulator: MTFYWLEYLIDIGTGNGNTKDDDKKVRYLNIYTYAWQVVVIISSIFNYILNMWRWDEQIILFAGFIFCAISQILQAFRMYSLARGLIILMSFAHGYLYPNVILPSTLMEYYLIFPLILILVLYEDKWVYYVTLTVATITFTLPNYFFLHYPIETFNQVSNPIFFIVLFLAFLFFKNQNTKNERLLEKQKNEALQQKVIIENQKKELEELNRFQTKFFVNISHELRTPLTLIDGYIHQISTPLDEVQLISKQTQKMTHIVNDMLDISKTKFNKLELRLIDVDFCELIYKVYSSFLPAFEQKGISLTLHSSLKKAYIKADYLYLERAFNNIIHNGLKFTNTGGSLEINIHDFQNELFIKIIDNGIGINEVDLQHIFKRFYQGTNDINTAEGSGIGLSFTKDIIELHHGKISIESKEGNGTQIFVNLPLLESQEGTITSNELPNSQISDHIHQTAQNAKRILLVEDHDEMRQYLKTLLKDFQIFEASDGEDALKVLSQKEIDYIITDYMMPKMDGHKLVRKIKALNIDIPILILTARIDLEGKLNLLRLGVDDYLHKPFSKEELLIRINRALKNYDIRKSFNTKEDIPTEKTEIVNPFLEQLKLFIKDHCAISNFGLQDICDELALSQSSLYRKVKSLTGLSPNEFVRDVKLEKAKTLVDQKVYSTHKELSYAVGFSKTAYFIQLYQQRYGRKPFDK, encoded by the coding sequence ATGACTTTCTATTGGCTTGAATATCTTATTGATATTGGGACTGGAAACGGAAATACGAAAGATGATGATAAAAAAGTAAGGTATTTAAATATCTACACTTATGCTTGGCAAGTTGTCGTCATCATTTCCAGTATTTTTAATTACATATTGAATATGTGGCGATGGGATGAACAAATCATTCTTTTTGCAGGCTTTATATTTTGTGCTATTTCCCAAATTTTACAAGCCTTCAGAATGTACAGTCTTGCAAGAGGTCTGATCATTCTGATGTCTTTTGCTCATGGCTACTTGTACCCCAATGTTATTTTGCCAAGTACACTGATGGAGTATTACCTTATTTTCCCCCTCATTCTAATCTTGGTTTTGTATGAAGATAAGTGGGTTTATTATGTGACCTTAACTGTCGCAACAATCACCTTTACCCTCCCTAATTATTTTTTTCTTCATTATCCCATTGAAACCTTCAATCAAGTAAGCAATCCAATTTTCTTCATAGTACTCTTTTTGGCATTTCTTTTCTTCAAGAATCAGAATACTAAAAATGAACGACTACTCGAAAAGCAAAAGAATGAAGCACTACAACAGAAAGTTATTATAGAAAACCAGAAAAAAGAACTAGAAGAATTGAATCGATTTCAGACGAAATTCTTTGTCAATATTTCGCATGAATTAAGAACTCCTCTTACATTAATTGACGGATATATTCACCAAATATCTACTCCTTTAGATGAAGTTCAACTAATCTCAAAACAGACTCAAAAGATGACGCATATCGTGAATGATATGTTAGATATCTCTAAAACTAAATTCAATAAACTAGAATTAAGGCTAATTGATGTTGATTTTTGTGAACTTATCTACAAAGTATATTCCTCTTTTTTACCAGCCTTCGAGCAAAAAGGTATTTCTCTAACGCTTCATTCAAGCCTTAAAAAGGCCTATATCAAAGCTGACTACTTGTACCTTGAGCGTGCATTTAACAATATCATCCACAATGGGCTTAAGTTCACAAATACAGGAGGAAGTCTTGAAATCAATATCCATGATTTTCAAAATGAATTGTTTATCAAAATTATAGATAACGGTATTGGTATCAATGAAGTAGACCTACAACATATCTTCAAACGATTCTATCAAGGAACAAATGATATTAATACGGCTGAAGGAAGTGGAATAGGCTTATCCTTCACTAAAGACATCATAGAACTCCATCATGGTAAGATTTCTATTGAAAGTAAAGAAGGAAATGGTACTCAAATTTTTGTAAATCTCCCCCTTCTCGAATCTCAAGAAGGTACAATTACGAGTAATGAACTACCTAACTCACAAATATCAGATCATATACATCAAACAGCTCAAAATGCCAAACGAATTCTTCTAGTTGAGGATCATGATGAAATGCGACAGTATCTAAAAACTTTATTAAAAGACTTCCAAATATTTGAGGCTTCTGATGGTGAAGATGCGCTTAAAGTTCTTTCTCAGAAAGAGATTGACTACATCATTACCGATTATATGATGCCCAAAATGGATGGTCATAAGTTGGTAAGAAAAATCAAAGCGCTAAATATTGACATTCCTATTTTAATACTCACTGCAAGAATTGACCTAGAGGGCAAACTCAATTTATTGAGACTTGGTGTTGATGATTACCTCCATAAACCTTTCAGCAAAGAAGAATTACTTATACGTATAAACAGAGCATTAAAAAATTACGACATAAGAAAAAGCTTCAACACTAAAGAAGATATTCCAACAGAAAAAACGGAGATCGTTAATCCTTTCCTCGAACAACTGAAGCTATTTATCAAAGATCATTGTGCAATCTCAAATTTTGGACTTCAAGATATTTGTGATGAATTGGCTTTATCCCAAAGTTCTTTATATCGAAAAGTAAAATCACTTACAGGACTTAGCCCTAATGAATTTGTGAGAGATGTAAAACTAGAAAAAGCGAAAACCCTAGTCGATCAGAAAGTCTATTCAACCCACAAAGAACTTAGCTATGCCGTTGGCTTCTCCAAAACTGCGTACTTCATTCAACTCTATCAACAGCGCTACGGTAGAAAACCATTTGATAAATAG
- a CDS encoding TetR/AcrR family transcriptional regulator has translation MTVREKIIIAAKKLFWSNSIKKVSIVDICKEAEVSKMSFYRQFKNKEELVIEILVYVSENAIEVYKEIINSDRPFSERMQRLVKMKHDMTQDLSQDFLEEVYLNGGIGAEKLQEMSQISISLFMQDLDRARAEGDLRNDLSNEFILHMMAHAQNMMNDPALRAMYPNPQDLITEVTRFFVFGIIGEKNN, from the coding sequence ATGACGGTAAGAGAAAAAATCATAATAGCAGCTAAAAAACTTTTTTGGAGTAACAGTATCAAGAAGGTCAGTATAGTTGATATCTGTAAGGAGGCTGAGGTGAGTAAGATGTCTTTCTACCGTCAGTTCAAGAATAAAGAGGAGCTAGTCATAGAAATCCTCGTTTATGTAAGTGAAAATGCGATAGAAGTCTATAAAGAGATTATCAATTCTGACCGTCCTTTCTCGGAACGAATGCAAAGGCTTGTCAAAATGAAACACGATATGACTCAAGACCTTAGTCAAGATTTTTTGGAAGAAGTTTACCTAAACGGAGGTATCGGAGCCGAAAAACTTCAAGAAATGAGTCAGATTTCTATCTCTTTATTTATGCAAGACCTTGATCGTGCAAGAGCTGAAGGCGACCTCAGAAACGACTTAAGCAATGAATTTATTCTTCATATGATGGCTCATGCTCAAAATATGATGAATGATCCAGCTTTGAGAGCCATGTATCCTAATCCTCAAGATTTGATTACAGAGGTTACGCGATTTTTTGTTTTCGGAATTATCGGAGAAAAGAACAATTAG
- a CDS encoding ABC transporter ATP-binding protein, with amino-acid sequence MSKGEIISIKDVSKRFPVGESEFTALSHVNLSISKGEFAGLVGPSGSGKTTLLNLVGALDNPSEGQINISGKDLGGNSDEASAKLRNEHIGFIFQSYNLLPVYTLFENVEFPLLLQHIPSAERKKMVMEALEWVGLSDKAQKKPSQISGGEAQRVAIARSIVKKPDIVLADEPTANLDSKNAYRIMDILQKLNRELGITFLFSSHDAKVIQYLERIIHLEDGKVIKDEIIEANEKVNA; translated from the coding sequence ATGAGCAAAGGTGAAATTATCTCGATCAAAGACGTTTCCAAGCGTTTCCCTGTTGGAGAATCAGAATTTACAGCATTGAGTCACGTGAATTTGAGCATCTCAAAAGGTGAATTTGCTGGATTAGTCGGACCAAGTGGTTCGGGAAAAACAACCCTTCTAAACTTGGTTGGCGCCCTTGACAATCCTTCCGAAGGACAAATCAATATCAGTGGAAAAGACCTAGGTGGCAATTCGGACGAAGCTTCTGCCAAATTAAGAAATGAGCACATTGGCTTTATTTTTCAAAGCTATAACCTCTTACCGGTTTACACACTTTTCGAAAATGTAGAGTTCCCTCTTCTACTCCAACACATTCCTTCTGCGGAAAGAAAGAAAATGGTGATGGAAGCACTCGAATGGGTTGGTCTTTCCGACAAAGCTCAAAAGAAACCTTCACAGATTTCTGGTGGAGAAGCACAACGTGTAGCCATTGCCCGCTCAATTGTGAAAAAGCCCGATATCGTTTTGGCTGATGAGCCAACTGCAAACTTAGATTCTAAGAATGCTTATCGCATCATGGATATTCTTCAAAAGCTAAATCGTGAATTGGGGATTACCTTCCTTTTCTCTTCGCACGATGCGAAAGTGATTCAGTATTTGGAGCGTATCATTCATTTGGAAGATGGAAAAGTTATTAAGGACGAAATCATAGAAGCCAATGAAAAAGTTAATGCTTAA